From Rhodoferax sp. AJA081-3, the proteins below share one genomic window:
- a CDS encoding amino acid aminotransferase — protein MSLFSSVEMAPRDPILGLNEQFNADTNPAKVNLGVGVYFDDNGKLPLLQCVQAAEKTMMDKPTARGYLPIDGIVAYDNAVKSLVFGADSEPLTSGRVATVQAIGGTGGLKIGADFLKKLNPNAKVLISDPSWENHRALFNSAGFEVDTYAYYDAAKRGVNVEGFLASLNAAAPGTIVVLHACCHNPTGYDITPADWDKVIAVVKAKELTPFLDMAYQGFGYGIAEDGAVIQKFVAAGLNFFVSTSFSKSFSLYGERVGGLSVLCKDKEEAGRVLSQLKIVIRTNYSNPPTHGGAVVAAVLNNPELRALWEKELGEMRVRIKAMRQKLVDGLKAAGVKQDMSFITTQIGMFSYSGLTKDQMVRLRSEFGVYGTDTGRMCVAALNSKNIDYVCASIAKVV, from the coding sequence ATGTCTCTCTTCTCCTCCGTCGAAATGGCCCCCCGCGACCCTATCCTGGGTCTGAACGAGCAATTCAACGCCGACACCAACCCTGCCAAAGTCAACCTGGGCGTGGGCGTGTACTTTGACGACAACGGCAAGCTGCCCCTGCTGCAGTGTGTGCAGGCCGCTGAAAAAACCATGATGGACAAGCCCACCGCCCGCGGCTATCTGCCTATCGACGGCATCGTGGCCTATGACAACGCGGTCAAGAGCCTGGTGTTTGGTGCCGACAGCGAACCCCTCACCTCGGGCCGCGTGGCCACCGTGCAAGCCATTGGCGGCACCGGCGGCCTGAAGATTGGTGCCGACTTCCTGAAGAAGCTCAACCCCAACGCCAAGGTACTGATCTCCGACCCCAGCTGGGAAAACCACCGCGCGCTGTTCAACAGCGCTGGTTTCGAGGTCGACACCTACGCCTACTACGACGCCGCCAAGCGCGGTGTCAATGTCGAAGGTTTCCTGGCCAGCCTGAACGCGGCCGCGCCCGGCACCATCGTGGTGCTTCACGCCTGCTGCCACAACCCCACCGGCTACGACATCACTCCCGCTGACTGGGACAAAGTGATTGCCGTGGTGAAGGCCAAGGAACTGACCCCCTTCCTGGACATGGCCTACCAAGGCTTTGGTTACGGCATTGCCGAAGACGGCGCCGTGATCCAGAAGTTTGTCGCCGCCGGCCTGAACTTCTTTGTGTCCACCTCCTTCTCCAAGAGCTTCAGCCTCTACGGCGAGCGCGTGGGCGGCCTGTCCGTGCTGTGCAAGGACAAGGAAGAAGCCGGCCGCGTGCTGAGCCAACTCAAGATCGTCATCCGCACCAACTACTCCAACCCACCCACACACGGTGGCGCTGTGGTGGCAGCCGTGCTGAACAACCCCGAGCTGCGTGCCCTGTGGGAAAAAGAGCTGGGCGAAATGCGCGTGCGTATCAAGGCCATGCGCCAGAAGCTGGTCGATGGCCTGAAGGCTGCGGGTGTCAAGCAAGACATGTCTTTCATCACCACCCAGATCGGCATGTTCAGCTACTCGGGCCTGACCAAGGACCAGATGGTGCGCCTGCGCAGCGAATTCGGCGTCTACGGCACTGACACCGGCCGTATGTGTGTGGCCGCGCTGAACAGCAAGAACATCGACTACGTATGCGCGTCGATTGCCAAGGTCGTTTAA
- the ybgC gene encoding tol-pal system-associated acyl-CoA thioesterase: MRPTPLPPPDNVFTWPVRIYWEDTDAGGIVFYANYLKFFERARTEWLRAKGVEQRQLQQDLGCIFVVSDVQIKYLRSARLDDQLLVTSHLSELGRSSFTIQQEARLVSADAAPVVLCTGSVRVGWIHGQTSKPARIPPELQQALQG, from the coding sequence ATGCGCCCCACCCCCCTCCCCCCACCCGACAACGTCTTCACCTGGCCCGTCCGAATCTATTGGGAGGACACCGATGCAGGCGGCATCGTCTTCTACGCCAACTACCTGAAATTCTTCGAGCGCGCCCGCACCGAATGGCTGCGCGCCAAAGGTGTGGAGCAGCGCCAACTGCAGCAAGACCTGGGCTGCATCTTTGTGGTGAGCGACGTGCAAATCAAATACCTGCGCTCGGCTAGGCTGGACGACCAGTTGCTGGTCACCTCGCACTTGAGCGAGCTGGGGCGGTCGTCCTTCACCATCCAGCAAGAGGCGCGGCTGGTATCTGCGGATGCCGCGCCGGTGGTGCTGTGCACGGGCTCCGTGCGCGTTGGCTGGATACACGGCCAGACCTCCAAGCCCGCGCGCATACCGCCCGAACTGCAGCAGGCTCTGCAGGGCTGA
- the uvrB gene encoding excinuclease ABC subunit UvrB, whose product MTAPTPIADPNAAPAPTGQFIRYPGSPFELYQPYPPAGDQPEAIDKLVEGVIDGEVFQTLLGVTGSGKTYTMANVIARLGRPAIVFAHNKTLAAQLYSEFREFFPNNAVEYFVSYYDYYQPEAYVPQRDLFIEKDSAINEHIEQMRLSCTKSILERRDVVIVATVSAIYGIGQPEAYHKMIMTLRTGDKLNQRDAIAQLVRMQYQRNDMDFSRGTFRVRGDTIDIFPAEHSEMALRLEMFDDEIESLQLFDPLTGRIRQKIPRFTVYPGSHYVTPRDQVLMAVETIKVELADRLKEFVSAGKLVEAQRLEQRTRFDLEMLSEVGHCKGIENYSRHLAGSAPGDPPSTLTDYMPKDAVMFIDESHVTIGQFGAMYLGDRSRKTTLVEYGFRLPSALDNRPLKFAEFETRMRQAIFVSATPSNYEKEHAGQVVEQVVRPTGLVDPEVEVRPATHQVDDVLQEIRIRVEKNERVLITTLTKRMAEQLTDYLTDNGVKVRYLHSDVDTVERVEILRDLRLGAFDVLVGINLLREGLDIPEVSLVAILDADKEGFLRSERSLIQTIGRAARNLNGRAILYADRITDSMERAIGETERRRKKQIAHNLERNITPKAIVKKVRDLIDGVYSEKAGKEAERLERDAMQRAQAEDMSEKDISREIKRLEKLMMEHARNLEFEKAAKVRDQLHILKEQAFGAPGSDNIVVLSAAGK is encoded by the coding sequence ATGACCGCCCCGACCCCCATCGCCGACCCAAATGCCGCGCCCGCGCCCACCGGTCAGTTCATCCGCTACCCCGGTTCACCGTTTGAGCTGTACCAGCCCTACCCACCGGCTGGTGACCAGCCAGAGGCGATTGACAAACTGGTTGAGGGCGTGATCGACGGCGAGGTGTTCCAGACCCTGCTGGGCGTGACCGGTTCCGGCAAGACCTACACCATGGCCAATGTGATCGCCCGCCTGGGCCGCCCGGCCATCGTGTTCGCGCACAACAAGACATTGGCCGCGCAGCTGTACAGCGAGTTCCGCGAGTTCTTCCCGAACAACGCGGTCGAGTATTTCGTCAGCTACTACGACTACTACCAGCCCGAGGCGTACGTGCCGCAGCGCGATCTGTTCATTGAGAAAGACAGCGCCATCAACGAGCACATCGAGCAGATGCGCCTATCGTGCACCAAATCCATCCTGGAGCGGCGCGATGTCGTCATCGTGGCCACCGTGTCCGCCATCTACGGTATCGGCCAGCCCGAGGCGTACCACAAGATGATCATGACCTTGCGCACCGGCGACAAGCTCAACCAGCGCGATGCCATCGCCCAACTGGTGCGTATGCAATACCAGCGCAATGACATGGACTTCAGCCGCGGCACCTTCCGCGTGCGGGGCGACACCATCGACATCTTTCCGGCCGAACATTCCGAGATGGCGCTGCGCCTGGAGATGTTTGACGATGAGATCGAATCCCTACAACTGTTCGACCCCTTGACCGGTCGCATCCGCCAGAAGATTCCGCGATTCACGGTGTACCCCGGCAGCCACTACGTCACCCCACGTGACCAGGTGCTGATGGCCGTGGAAACTATCAAGGTGGAGCTGGCGGACCGGCTTAAGGAGTTTGTGTCCGCAGGCAAGCTGGTCGAAGCCCAGCGCCTGGAGCAGCGCACGCGTTTTGACTTGGAAATGCTCAGCGAAGTCGGCCACTGCAAGGGCATTGAAAACTACAGCCGTCACCTTGCGGGCAGCGCACCTGGCGACCCGCCTTCCACGCTGACGGACTACATGCCCAAGGACGCGGTCATGTTCATTGACGAAAGCCACGTCACCATCGGCCAGTTTGGCGCCATGTACCTGGGCGACCGTTCGCGCAAGACCACGCTGGTGGAATACGGATTCCGCCTTCCCAGCGCGCTGGACAACCGGCCGCTGAAGTTTGCGGAGTTTGAAACACGGATGCGGCAGGCCATTTTTGTATCCGCCACACCCTCCAACTACGAGAAAGAACATGCCGGCCAGGTGGTGGAGCAGGTGGTGCGCCCCACAGGTCTGGTGGACCCCGAAGTGGAAGTGCGGCCCGCCACCCACCAGGTGGACGACGTCTTGCAGGAAATTCGAATCCGTGTGGAGAAGAACGAGCGCGTGTTGATCACCACGCTGACCAAACGCATGGCCGAGCAACTGACCGACTATCTGACCGACAACGGCGTGAAAGTGCGCTATCTGCACAGCGATGTGGACACGGTAGAGCGGGTAGAAATCTTGCGGGATCTGCGCCTGGGTGCCTTTGATGTGCTGGTGGGCATCAACCTGCTGCGCGAAGGCCTGGACATTCCCGAGGTGTCGCTGGTGGCGATTTTGGACGCCGACAAGGAGGGCTTTTTGCGCTCCGAGCGCTCATTGATACAGACCATAGGCCGGGCCGCCCGCAACCTGAATGGCCGCGCCATTCTGTATGCCGACCGCATCACCGATTCCATGGAACGGGCAATTGGCGAGACCGAACGGCGCCGCAAAAAGCAGATTGCCCACAACCTGGAGCGGAATATTACCCCCAAAGCCATCGTTAAAAAAGTGCGCGACCTGATCGACGGCGTCTACAGCGAAAAGGCTGGCAAGGAAGCCGAGCGCCTGGAGCGCGACGCCATGCAGCGGGCCCAAGCGGAAGACATGAGCGAGAAGGATATCTCCCGTGAAATCAAGCGCTTAGAGAAGTTGATGATGGAGCACGCCCGCAATTTGGAGTTCGAAAAGGCGGCCAAAGTGCGGGACCAGTTGCACATTTTGAAGGAGCAGGCCTTTGGCGCGCCGGGCAGCGACAACATCGTTGTCCTGTCCGCGGCGGGCAAATAA